The proteins below come from a single Magnetococcales bacterium genomic window:
- a CDS encoding DUF1640 domain-containing protein encodes MKAAGFTNEQAEALAQSQAELIEERLATKQDIDLLDREMKAHLKDLEYRIITRLGGLTVVGFSVMGVLIKIL; translated from the coding sequence ATGAAGGCGGCAGGATTTACCAATGAACAGGCTGAGGCCCTTGCCCAGTCGCAGGCGGAACTCATCGAAGAACGACTCGCCACAAAACAGGATATCGACCTGCTGGACCGGGAAATGAAAGCCCATCTTAAAGATCTGGAATACCGTATCATCACCCGCCTGGGTGGACTCACGGTGGTCGGTTTTTCGGTCATGGGCGTATTGATCAAAATCCTCTAA
- the typA gene encoding translational GTPase TypA produces the protein MIEHLRNIAIIAHVDHGKTTLVDRLLQQSGTLQSRGEIRERIMDSNDLERERGITILAKNTAIRWRDFHINIVDTPGHADFGGEVERVLSMVDSVLLLVDAVDGPMPQTRFVTRKAFAMGFKPIVVINKVDRPGARPHWVHEQTFELFDRLGATEEQLDFPVIYASALEGYASRDEEVRSGDMTPLFEAIVGYTPPPTTDFAGPFQMRVSSLDYSPYVGLIGIGRVQRGRLPVNGMVTIVGPDGGKRSAKINNIYGFLGLEKVSIDEAHAGQIIAFTGSESLVISDTLCHPEHPDPLPPLTVDEPTVVMTFQVNDSPLSGRDGKYVTSRKLRERLFLEAIHNVALRVEETDNPDRFRVSGRGELHLGILIENMRREGYELGVSRPEAIIRQVDGVSMEPYEQLTVDVEDRHQGAIMEALGERKGLIQDMVPDGRGRVRLDYIIPARGLIGFQTEFRTLTSGTGIMHHLFDHYGPLVHKTIGQRKNGVLIAKEAGKAVAYALWNLQERGRHLINPGEEVYEGMIIGLHSRDNDLVVNVLKAKQLTNIRAAGSDENIVLTPPIRLGLEQALEFIDDDELVEVTPKTIRLRKKLLKEHERKRDRRAISE, from the coding sequence ATGATTGAACACCTTCGCAACATTGCCATCATCGCTCATGTCGATCATGGCAAGACCACTCTGGTGGATCGGTTGCTGCAACAATCGGGGACGTTGCAGTCCCGCGGGGAGATTCGCGAGCGAATCATGGATTCCAACGACCTGGAGCGGGAGCGGGGCATCACGATTCTGGCGAAGAACACCGCCATTCGCTGGCGGGATTTTCACATCAACATTGTCGATACCCCAGGGCATGCCGATTTTGGCGGCGAGGTGGAACGGGTGTTGTCGATGGTCGATTCGGTCCTGTTGCTGGTGGATGCGGTCGATGGCCCGATGCCGCAGACCCGGTTCGTGACGCGCAAGGCTTTTGCCATGGGATTCAAGCCGATTGTGGTCATCAACAAGGTGGACCGGCCTGGAGCGCGTCCGCATTGGGTACACGAGCAGACGTTCGAATTGTTCGATCGATTGGGCGCCACCGAGGAGCAACTTGATTTTCCGGTGATCTATGCCTCGGCGCTGGAAGGATATGCGTCCCGGGACGAGGAGGTTCGTTCCGGAGACATGACGCCTCTTTTCGAGGCGATCGTGGGATACACCCCGCCGCCGACGACCGATTTCGCCGGTCCGTTCCAGATGCGTGTTTCGTCGCTGGATTACAGTCCCTATGTCGGGCTGATCGGCATCGGTCGCGTCCAGCGCGGGCGCCTGCCCGTCAACGGCATGGTGACGATCGTGGGGCCGGATGGCGGAAAAAGAAGCGCCAAAATCAACAACATCTATGGCTTTCTGGGCCTGGAAAAGGTATCGATCGACGAGGCCCATGCGGGACAGATCATCGCTTTTACCGGATCGGAGAGCCTGGTCATCTCCGACACCTTGTGTCACCCGGAACATCCCGACCCCTTGCCGCCGTTGACGGTCGATGAACCGACGGTGGTGATGACCTTTCAGGTCAACGATTCGCCGTTGTCGGGACGGGATGGCAAGTATGTCACCTCGCGCAAACTCAGGGAGCGGTTGTTTCTCGAAGCGATCCACAACGTGGCGCTGCGGGTGGAGGAGACGGACAATCCGGACCGGTTCCGGGTTTCGGGGCGTGGGGAGTTGCATTTGGGAATCTTGATCGAAAACATGCGCCGCGAGGGATACGAACTGGGCGTGTCACGTCCCGAGGCGATCATTCGCCAGGTCGATGGCGTGTCGATGGAGCCTTACGAACAATTGACGGTGGATGTGGAGGATCGCCATCAGGGGGCGATCATGGAGGCGTTGGGGGAGCGCAAGGGGTTGATTCAGGACATGGTGCCCGATGGACGGGGGCGGGTACGTCTGGACTATATCATTCCGGCGCGTGGTCTCATCGGTTTCCAGACCGAATTTCGCACACTGACCTCCGGCACCGGCATCATGCACCATTTGTTCGACCATTATGGCCCATTGGTCCACAAGACCATCGGCCAGCGCAAGAATGGCGTGTTGATCGCGAAGGAAGCGGGAAAGGCGGTCGCCTATGCCTTGTGGAACCTACAGGAGCGGGGGCGGCATCTGATCAATCCCGGAGAGGAAGTTTACGAAGGTATGATCATCGGTTTGCACAGTCGCGACAACGATCTGGTGGTCAATGTCCTGAAGGCCAAACAATTGACCAACATTCGCGCCGCCGGTTCCGACGAAAACATTGTCCTGACGCCGCCGATCCGCCTGGGGTTGGAGCAGGCGTTGGAATTCATCGACGACGACGAGCTGGTCGAAGTCACTCCGAAAACAATCCGCTTGCGGAAAAAACTGTTGAAGGAACATGAACGCAAACGCGATCGCCGCGCAATCAGTGAATGA
- a CDS encoding class I SAM-dependent methyltransferase — translation MSSQTVKSQHSDEIRQGGRFDFGANWHRFLAGVTEAHIQNAVGSMQEMLDTDTLEGCDFLDVGSGSGLSSLAARRMGARVHSFDYDPVSVASTRNMREKFAPGDANWTISEGSILDETFVAALPQADVVYSWGVLHHTGQMYRAFDLVYPRVKPGGRLFIAIYHDTGSSARRWRKVKKFYCSGPFGRWTVMALFAPREFILPFLRDLMKLQNPLRRYKEFHQKRGMTRFHDWIDWIGGYPYEFAKPEQIFNHFKNCGFDLLNMKLTKHNACNQFVFRRRRSDPHTI, via the coding sequence ATGTCTTCGCAAACCGTGAAAAGTCAACACAGTGACGAAATACGCCAGGGAGGACGCTTTGATTTCGGTGCCAATTGGCATCGCTTTCTGGCTGGAGTCACCGAGGCCCACATCCAAAATGCCGTGGGTTCAATGCAGGAAATGCTGGACACCGACACTTTGGAAGGATGTGACTTTCTGGACGTAGGTTCGGGGAGTGGTCTGTCAAGCCTGGCGGCACGACGCATGGGTGCCCGTGTTCACTCCTTCGACTATGATCCTGTCTCGGTGGCATCGACCCGGAACATGCGGGAGAAATTTGCACCTGGAGATGCAAACTGGACCATCTCGGAGGGGTCGATACTTGATGAAACGTTTGTGGCGGCATTACCTCAGGCAGATGTCGTCTATTCCTGGGGCGTCCTGCATCATACAGGTCAGATGTACCGGGCATTTGATCTGGTATATCCCAGGGTCAAACCTGGCGGACGCCTGTTCATCGCCATTTATCACGATACCGGATCTTCTGCCCGAAGATGGAGAAAAGTGAAGAAATTCTATTGTTCAGGCCCGTTCGGTCGGTGGACTGTCATGGCACTCTTCGCACCCAGAGAATTCATCCTGCCTTTTCTTCGCGATCTGATGAAACTGCAAAACCCACTACGACGTTACAAGGAGTTCCACCAAAAACGCGGTATGACTCGTTTTCATGATTGGATCGATTGGATTGGTGGATACCCCTATGAATTTGCAAAACCGGAGCAGATTTTCAATCATTTTAAAAATTGTGGGTTTGATTTATTGAATATGAAACTGACAAAACATAACGCTTGCAATCAATTTGTATTTCGGCGTCGCCGTTCAGATCCCCACACGATCTGA
- a CDS encoding AAA family ATPase, with product MARIEGFRIRNFRALRDVTLGKLWNMQTASPLTPMTAVIGKNGVGKSTLFDAFGFLADCLKVGVEEACDLRERGGFERIRSQGVHEPIGFIVYYKEDGNARPITYELEIDLDKDGRPFVRKERLRQRRRGQKHGWPFSFLILNSGNGVAWKGDREGQQIEEDQGDLDMDALFRDLFQDHSEESTETEVVELSDNRKLGIATLGSLKQHPRVSAFRQFIEGWYLSYFTPDAARGLPLAGPQKHLNLHGDNLGNVVQFMEREHKDKLRRILSRIAERIPGIDRIDTRKTDDGRLLLRFNDKGFKDPFYAQQMSDGTLKVFAYLLLLDDPTPSPFLCIEEPENGLYHKLLETLAREFREHATGRKGGSQVFITTHQPYFVDALEPDEVWVLEKGPDGFSSIRRVSDNPIVQNMVKEGIPLGGLWYSDYLDAR from the coding sequence ATGGCCAGAATCGAAGGTTTCCGAATAAGAAATTTCAGGGCCCTACGCGACGTGACATTGGGCAAACTGTGGAACATGCAGACCGCATCGCCGTTGACGCCAATGACTGCCGTGATCGGCAAGAATGGTGTTGGCAAAAGCACCTTGTTCGATGCTTTTGGTTTTCTGGCGGATTGCCTGAAAGTGGGCGTTGAAGAGGCGTGCGACCTGCGTGAACGCGGCGGTTTTGAGCGTATCCGCTCCCAGGGTGTGCATGAGCCCATCGGGTTTATTGTTTATTATAAGGAGGACGGGAATGCCCGCCCCATCACCTATGAGCTTGAAATCGATCTGGACAAGGATGGCCGCCCATTTGTACGGAAGGAGCGGTTACGCCAGCGCCGGCGCGGGCAGAAACATGGCTGGCCCTTTTCATTCCTGATCCTCAACAGCGGCAATGGCGTTGCATGGAAAGGTGATCGGGAGGGGCAGCAAATCGAGGAGGACCAGGGGGATCTTGATATGGACGCCTTGTTCCGCGACCTGTTTCAAGATCACAGCGAAGAGAGTACCGAGACGGAAGTGGTGGAACTTTCCGACAACAGAAAACTTGGTATTGCCACGCTTGGTTCCTTGAAGCAACATCCCCGGGTCTCGGCGTTTCGCCAGTTCATCGAAGGCTGGTATCTCAGCTACTTTACTCCTGATGCGGCACGAGGATTGCCTCTTGCCGGGCCGCAAAAGCATTTGAATCTTCATGGCGACAATCTCGGTAACGTTGTCCAGTTCATGGAACGGGAACACAAGGACAAGCTCAGGCGAATTCTGTCCCGGATTGCCGAACGCATCCCTGGAATCGACAGGATTGACACCAGAAAAACAGATGATGGCAGGCTTTTGTTGCGGTTCAACGACAAGGGCTTCAAAGATCCCTTCTATGCCCAGCAGATGTCGGACGGAACTTTGAAGGTCTTCGCCTATCTCCTGTTGCTGGATGATCCCACGCCATCGCCCTTCCTTTGCATCGAGGAGCCGGAAAACGGGCTCTATCACAAGTTGCTGGAAACCCTGGCCAGGGAGTTTCGGGAGCATGCCACGGGCCGAAAAGGCGGATCTCAGGTCTTCATCACAACCCACCAGCCCTATTTCGTGGATGCCTTGGAGCCCGATGAAGTTTGGGTCCTTGAAAAGGGTCCGGATGGCTTTTCCAGCATTCGCCGGGTAAGTGATAATCCCATCGTCCAAAACATGGTGAAAGAAGGGATACCTCTTGGTGGCTTGTGGTACAGCGACTACCTGGATGCCCGGTGA
- the sulP gene encoding sulfate permease: MTAIMKKIFPFLVWMPQLNRRNLGNDFIAGITVALVLIPQSMAYANLAGLPAYYGLYAAFLPGAVAGLFGSSRQLATGPVAVVSLLTASALAPLATLGSDGYIALAVALSLMVGLVQISLGLMRLGVVVNFLSHPVIIGFTNAAAIIIGLSQLSKIFGVQMGRSEHFLVDILGVLQQIGQTHLPSLIFGVAAFVIMMALKKYRPKLPNVLIAVSLTTLLSWLIGFQNMGGKVVGTIPAGLPSLSLPHIDGSMIASLLANAVIISLVGFMEAISIAKAMAARTKTALDPNQELIGQGLANMVGSLTQAYPVSGSFSRSAVNINAGAFSGASSLFTAISVLITLLFLTPLLYHLPEAVLAAVIMMAVVGLVNFKAISHAWHASRHDGVASVVTFLATLGFAPHLDHGILLGAGLSILLFLYRTMQPRVAFLGRYQDGTLRDLLIHPQLPDDDRIIVMRFDGQLYFANVSYFEDSLLSALEKKPKAKYLLVVGDGINQLDASGEEVIRHLVERLQEHGMALMFSGLKRQVLTVMRNTGLFDLLGGDDNIFASDDIALRSIYQRIGDPDGPCPLMPGR, encoded by the coding sequence ATGACCGCAATCATGAAAAAAATTTTCCCCTTCCTCGTCTGGATGCCGCAACTGAATCGACGCAACCTGGGCAACGATTTCATCGCCGGCATCACGGTGGCCCTGGTCTTGATTCCTCAATCCATGGCCTATGCCAATCTGGCGGGACTGCCTGCCTATTACGGTCTCTATGCCGCCTTTCTTCCGGGGGCGGTAGCGGGATTGTTCGGATCTTCCCGGCAACTGGCCACGGGACCGGTGGCGGTGGTCTCACTGCTGACTGCCTCGGCCCTGGCGCCGCTGGCGACCCTCGGATCGGACGGATACATCGCCCTGGCGGTCGCGCTTTCCCTCATGGTCGGCCTGGTTCAGATCTCGCTGGGTTTGATGCGCCTGGGGGTGGTGGTCAACTTTCTGTCTCACCCGGTCATCATCGGTTTCACCAATGCCGCGGCCATCATCATCGGCCTGTCGCAACTGTCCAAGATTTTCGGCGTCCAGATGGGACGCAGCGAACATTTTCTGGTCGATATTCTGGGCGTGCTGCAACAGATTGGCCAAACACATCTTCCCAGCCTGATTTTCGGTGTGGCAGCCTTCGTGATCATGATGGCCCTGAAAAAATATCGGCCCAAACTGCCCAACGTCCTCATCGCCGTCAGTCTGACGACCCTGCTCAGCTGGTTGATCGGATTCCAGAACATGGGGGGAAAAGTGGTCGGAACCATCCCCGCGGGTCTGCCAAGCCTTTCCCTGCCGCACATCGATGGCTCCATGATCGCATCGCTTCTCGCCAACGCCGTCATCATCTCCCTGGTCGGCTTCATGGAGGCCATTTCCATCGCCAAGGCCATGGCCGCACGGACCAAGACCGCCCTCGATCCCAATCAGGAACTCATCGGTCAGGGTCTCGCCAACATGGTCGGCTCCCTGACTCAAGCCTATCCCGTTTCCGGGTCCTTCTCCCGCTCAGCCGTCAACATCAACGCCGGGGCATTCAGCGGCGCCTCATCCCTGTTTACCGCCATTTCCGTCCTGATCACCCTGTTGTTCCTCACCCCGCTGCTCTATCACCTCCCTGAGGCGGTCCTGGCGGCGGTCATCATGATGGCCGTGGTCGGGCTGGTCAATTTCAAGGCCATTTCTCATGCTTGGCACGCCTCGCGTCATGATGGCGTCGCCTCCGTGGTCACCTTCCTGGCGACACTGGGCTTCGCCCCTCATCTGGATCATGGAATTCTTCTTGGCGCCGGACTCTCCATCCTGTTGTTCCTCTACCGGACCATGCAACCCAGGGTCGCCTTTCTCGGACGGTATCAGGATGGAACCTTGAGGGATCTGCTCATTCACCCCCAACTTCCCGATGATGATCGAATCATCGTCATGCGTTTCGATGGACAACTCTATTTCGCCAACGTTTCCTATTTCGAGGATTCCCTGCTGTCGGCGCTGGAAAAAAAACCAAAAGCCAAATATTTGCTGGTGGTCGGCGATGGCATCAATCAACTCGACGCCTCGGGGGAAGAGGTGATCCGACACCTGGTCGAACGGTTACAGGAACATGGAATGGCGTTGATGTTCTCCGGTCTGAAACGCCAGGTCCTGACCGTGATGCGCAACACCGGATTGTTCGATTTGCTGGGGGGCGATGACAACATCTTCGCTTCCGATGACATTGCCCTGAGATCCATCTATCAACGGATCGGCGACCCCGATGGTCCCTGTCCGTTGATGCCCGGAAGGTAA
- a CDS encoding HupE/UreJ family protein has translation MKLYILLLSLVLTGLSHDALAHTGIGEVNGLVPGFFHPLGGLDHLLAMMAAGILAARQGGRALWAIPCMFVGMMVVGGSFGVVGVSLPLIELGIAGSVIVLGMVLALGKTLSLPLALSLIALMAVFHGHAHGTEMPVNAMGILYGFGFALATSLLHLIGIALFMVVHKFFRSVAPVTIRAGGGLIAVAGVSLLG, from the coding sequence ATGAAACTTTATATTCTACTGTTGTCCCTGGTCCTTACCGGACTGTCGCATGATGCCCTGGCGCATACCGGAATCGGCGAGGTCAATGGATTGGTTCCGGGATTTTTTCATCCCCTTGGCGGACTGGATCATCTTCTGGCCATGATGGCGGCGGGGATATTGGCAGCCCGACAGGGTGGTCGTGCCTTGTGGGCCATTCCCTGCATGTTTGTCGGCATGATGGTCGTTGGCGGATCGTTTGGCGTGGTGGGGGTATCGCTTCCGTTGATCGAACTTGGCATCGCAGGTTCGGTCATTGTCCTTGGAATGGTGCTCGCATTGGGGAAAACGCTTTCGTTACCCCTGGCGTTGTCGCTGATTGCGCTCATGGCCGTTTTTCACGGGCACGCGCATGGCACCGAAATGCCAGTGAACGCCATGGGCATCCTGTATGGTTTTGGATTCGCTCTGGCGACGAGCCTTCTTCATCTTATTGGCATCGCGCTTTTCATGGTCGTCCACAAGTTTTTCCGGTCGGTCGCGCCGGTAACGATTCGCGCGGGGGGCGGACTGATTGCCGTGGCGGGCGTTTCTCTTCTGGGTTGA
- a CDS encoding methyl-accepting chemotaxis protein encodes MKESGTFMIDMRGSLGLKILAMAGLTGTLALLCMGLFAIHKMEQAILQENIQGVNQLTTGVLNGLESIMLGGDAAVARNLSNRLKEMKDLESFRILRLDEQEAFAEDKPDQAVAESSEWAGHTRYDPAKVSSEFNAAVTTRTTITIDHRSTEGDLLKTYLIPILNKEPCHACHGGGHEVRGVLKVTVSLKNMIDNIKETRLELIFVLLVSNVMFLVFLGGVIRKLVIVPINEVKGKMREFAEGERPDLTRPLDFSSKDEMGELAHWFNKFLEVIHGIVGNVKKNAQSLESLATKLETASEYMGDGIDEVNNQTRASTLKARSMKEEMEVVSTSTMAAVAMLESTVETVAGINRGMVTISSAVEESNVNLRNVADHSITISRHMEGIRDAVVRNSANFNTIEDSVKELGSSFNAVQDDCELAQKESTRAIDLANEASGVMEELMAAAQTINNVVSEIREIAEQTNMLSLNAAIEAAGAGEAGKGFAVVSNEVKQLAQRTASATETVTDDVQAIQERTRKAFDVALEVAKMVGTVGSINKKITYSVDEQNDQLQEIHKAISQAVLEVEKVTALIDDSSDGIAETARSTSEISSGMDEVTRNVSVITANISEMSDAVNESARKGTRSAETVIEVARSSQEIVDAMETTTQSTQNIQALSQSVRDQANRLIEVGRELNMQLDRFIV; translated from the coding sequence ATGAAAGAAAGTGGGACGTTTATGATCGACATGAGGGGGTCGCTTGGACTCAAGATTCTGGCGATGGCGGGTTTGACGGGCACGCTGGCCCTGCTTTGCATGGGCCTTTTTGCCATTCATAAGATGGAACAGGCGATTTTGCAAGAGAATATTCAAGGTGTCAACCAGCTGACGACCGGTGTCCTGAACGGACTGGAGAGCATCATGCTGGGCGGGGACGCAGCGGTGGCCAGGAATCTTTCCAACCGTCTCAAGGAGATGAAAGATCTGGAAAGTTTCCGGATCCTGCGGCTCGACGAACAGGAGGCCTTTGCCGAGGACAAACCGGACCAGGCCGTGGCGGAATCCAGCGAATGGGCCGGTCATACCCGGTATGACCCTGCCAAGGTCAGCAGTGAATTCAACGCGGCGGTGACCACGCGAACGACCATCACCATCGATCATCGCTCGACGGAGGGAGACCTGTTGAAGACCTATCTGATTCCCATCCTGAACAAGGAGCCGTGTCACGCCTGTCATGGCGGCGGACATGAGGTGCGCGGGGTATTGAAGGTCACGGTATCCTTGAAGAACATGATCGACAACATCAAGGAGACGCGCCTGGAGCTTATTTTCGTTCTTCTGGTAAGCAATGTGATGTTTCTTGTTTTCCTGGGCGGGGTGATCAGGAAGCTGGTGATTGTCCCGATCAATGAGGTCAAGGGCAAGATGCGTGAGTTTGCCGAGGGAGAACGCCCGGATCTGACGCGACCGCTTGATTTTTCCTCGAAGGACGAGATGGGAGAGTTGGCTCATTGGTTCAACAAGTTTCTGGAAGTCATCCATGGCATCGTGGGCAATGTGAAAAAAAATGCCCAATCGCTGGAATCCCTGGCAACGAAGCTGGAAACCGCTTCGGAATATATGGGCGATGGCATCGATGAGGTCAACAACCAGACCCGGGCATCGACCCTGAAGGCCAGAAGCATGAAGGAAGAGATGGAGGTGGTTTCGACCTCGACGATGGCTGCGGTGGCCATGCTCGAATCCACCGTGGAAACGGTTGCGGGCATCAACCGGGGGATGGTGACGATTTCCTCGGCGGTGGAAGAATCGAATGTCAATCTGCGCAATGTCGCCGATCATTCGATCACCATCAGCCGGCACATGGAGGGAATTCGGGATGCGGTGGTGCGCAACAGTGCCAATTTCAACACCATCGAGGACTCGGTCAAGGAGCTGGGATCGTCCTTCAATGCGGTCCAGGACGATTGTGAGTTGGCGCAGAAGGAATCGACCCGGGCCATCGACCTGGCCAACGAGGCCTCCGGGGTCATGGAGGAATTGATGGCGGCGGCGCAGACGATCAACAACGTCGTCAGCGAAATTCGGGAAATCGCCGAGCAGACGAACATGCTTTCCCTGAATGCCGCCATCGAGGCTGCCGGAGCGGGAGAGGCGGGAAAAGGGTTCGCGGTGGTTTCCAACGAGGTCAAACAATTGGCGCAGCGGACCGCCTCGGCCACGGAAACGGTGACCGACGACGTCCAGGCCATACAGGAACGGACCAGAAAGGCGTTCGATGTCGCGCTGGAGGTCGCCAAGATGGTCGGAACGGTCGGTTCCATCAACAAGAAAATCACCTATTCGGTCGATGAACAGAACGATCAGTTGCAGGAAATCCACAAGGCCATTTCACAGGCGGTGTTGGAAGTGGAAAAGGTCACTGCGCTCATCGATGATTCGTCGGACGGCATTGCGGAAACGGCGCGAAGCACCAGTGAAATTTCCTCGGGAATGGACGAGGTCACCAGGAACGTGTCGGTCATCACCGCCAACATCAGTGAAATGTCGGATGCCGTCAATGAAAGCGCCCGGAAAGGGACCCGATCCGCCGAAACCGTCATCGAGGTGGCGCGGTCCTCCCAGGAAATCGTCGATGCCATGGAAACGACAACCCAATCGACACAGAACATCCAGGCCTTGAGCCAGTCGGTCAGGGATCAGGCCAATCGTCTCATCGAGGTCGGTCGCGAACTCAACATGCAGTTGGACCGATTCATCGTGTAA
- a CDS encoding alcohol dehydrogenase catalytic domain-containing protein: MRGLVFADGKARVASVDKPSCGAEALIRVHLAGICATDREILRGYGAFSGIMGHEFVGTVEECRDSRWVGRRVVGEINCPCNTCPVCRRGDGIHCPSRQVLGIHGRNGAMAEYCLLPLDNLHEVPDSVSDRQAVFVEPLAAAVAILQRAPIAPSSQVAVIGDGRLGLLVAQVVALGGAEVTLVGRHPEKWSRIPPVGTLCGLRPEEWPKQQKVDVVIECSGSPDGLPFALDRVRPRGSIILKSTFQGTPSFDMTAIALHEITIQGSRCGPFKPALNLLQRRLVTVESLIDATFPLNRAGEALALAFKPGTLKVLLDPRS; the protein is encoded by the coding sequence ATGAGAGGGCTTGTCTTCGCGGACGGAAAGGCCAGGGTTGCATCGGTGGACAAACCGTCATGTGGCGCCGAGGCCCTGATTCGTGTCCACCTTGCGGGCATTTGCGCCACAGACCGGGAAATCCTCCGCGGGTATGGCGCGTTTTCGGGGATCATGGGGCACGAGTTCGTCGGTACCGTGGAGGAATGCCGCGATTCGCGCTGGGTTGGCCGGAGAGTGGTCGGGGAAATCAACTGTCCCTGCAATACCTGTCCCGTGTGCCGGCGCGGTGATGGGATTCATTGTCCTTCGCGCCAGGTGCTCGGCATTCATGGCAGAAACGGCGCCATGGCCGAATATTGTCTTCTCCCGCTGGACAATCTGCACGAGGTTCCCGATTCCGTTTCCGATCGCCAGGCAGTATTCGTCGAACCTCTGGCCGCCGCTGTCGCCATCCTCCAGCGCGCCCCGATCGCCCCATCCTCCCAGGTCGCGGTGATCGGTGATGGACGATTGGGCCTCCTCGTCGCCCAGGTCGTGGCGCTCGGTGGCGCCGAGGTGACGCTGGTGGGACGCCATCCCGAAAAATGGTCCAGGATTCCCCCGGTCGGGACTCTGTGCGGCCTGCGCCCCGAAGAATGGCCGAAACAGCAAAAAGTCGATGTCGTCATCGAATGCAGCGGATCACCCGATGGATTGCCTTTCGCCCTCGATCGGGTCCGTCCCCGTGGCAGCATCATCCTGAAATCCACCTTTCAGGGGACCCCCTCCTTCGATATGACCGCGATCGCCCTCCATGAAATCACCATCCAGGGATCCCGCTGCGGTCCCTTCAAACCCGCGCTGAACCTTCTGCAACGGCGTCTGGTGACCGTCGAATCCCTGATCGATGCCACCTTTCCCCTGAACCGCGCCGGGGAAGCCTTGGCGCTCGCCTTCAAACCCGGGACCCTCAAGGTCCTCCTCGATCCCCGTTCCTGA